The proteins below come from a single Treponema phagedenis genomic window:
- the bamD gene encoding outer membrane protein assembly factor BamD translates to MKRYLLLCVCILFSSAFSFSQDYLTAGLDAYARSDWSSAIFSFQKAMKPQSAQYNEAWYWLIMAHASAHNYQIALTQAEKFIQANPRSQRMPEVVYQRGRIFCLCGAHENSINELYAFIKRWANHSQVPSAYYWIGENLYLTGRFPEARSIFSRILIDHPQSAKVEAARYKIALIDQSKTQEELLKLLKMSHEEFLRLTEESEKREKIYNQTIEAYQKKIGEMNKDPRTAELEQLLKEERQKNIELYDALTMVEMKNQELSAALMLSSTEKPPAPEEKSPSLPADYADPNKRRKALEELRTKARKLKFMYDNLLKETK, encoded by the coding sequence ATGAAAAGATATTTACTTTTATGTGTATGTATTCTTTTTTCTTCGGCTTTTAGTTTTTCTCAAGACTACTTGACGGCGGGTCTTGATGCCTATGCGCGCTCGGACTGGTCTTCCGCAATTTTTTCATTTCAAAAAGCAATGAAGCCCCAAAGTGCGCAATATAATGAAGCTTGGTACTGGCTTATTATGGCTCACGCTTCCGCGCATAATTATCAAATTGCTTTAACTCAAGCTGAAAAGTTTATTCAGGCAAATCCTCGAAGCCAAAGAATGCCGGAAGTGGTATACCAGCGGGGAAGAATATTTTGCCTTTGTGGCGCGCATGAAAATTCAATAAATGAGTTATATGCATTTATTAAACGGTGGGCAAATCACAGTCAGGTGCCTTCCGCATATTATTGGATAGGAGAAAACCTTTATTTGACAGGCAGATTTCCAGAAGCGCGGAGTATTTTTTCACGTATTTTAATTGATCATCCTCAGTCGGCAAAGGTTGAGGCGGCGCGATATAAGATAGCATTGATTGATCAGTCAAAAACGCAGGAAGAACTATTAAAGCTGCTAAAAATGAGTCATGAAGAGTTTTTACGTTTAACAGAAGAGTCTGAAAAACGTGAGAAAATTTATAATCAAACGATTGAAGCTTATCAAAAAAAAATAGGAGAGATGAATAAGGATCCCAGAACGGCGGAGCTTGAGCAGCTTTTAAAGGAAGAGCGCCAAAAAAATATAGAGCTTTATGATGCGCTTACAATGGTTGAAATGAAGAACCAAGAACTTTCCGCAGCACTGATGCTTTCCTCAACGGAAAAACCGCCGGCTCCGGAAGAAAAATCGCCGTCTTTACCTGCCGATTACGCTGACCCGAATAAGCGCAGAAAGGCTTTGGAAGAGTTGCGGACAAAGGCGCGCAAGCTCAAATTTATGTATGATAACCTGTTAAAGGAGACAAAGTAA